Proteins co-encoded in one Capnocytophaga ochracea DSM 7271 genomic window:
- the ffh gene encoding signal recognition particle protein, whose amino-acid sequence MFDNLSDKLEKALHNLKGHGKITEINVAETLKEVRRALLDADVNYKIAKDFTNNVKEKALGQQVLTTLQPGQLMVKIVKDELTQLMGGDAAGVNLSGNPTVILMSGLQGSGKTTFSGKLANYLKNKRNKKPLLVACDVYRPAAIDQLHIVGEQVGVPVFSDKGNNNPVDIAKKGVQYAKENHLNVVIVDTAGRLAVDEQMMTEISNIHKALNPQETLFVVDAMTGQDAVNTAKAFNDVLNFDGVILTKLDGDTRGGAAITIKSVVNKPIKFVGTGEKMDAIDVFYPDRMADRILGMGDVVSLVERAQEQFDEEQARKLQKKIAKNQFGFDDFLEQIQQIKRMGSMKDLLGMLPGVGKAVKDLDIKDDAFKHIEAIIHSMTPKERNTPAIIDLNRKKRIAKGSGRDIQEVNQLMKQFEQMSKMMKMMQGGGGRKMMQMMQGMK is encoded by the coding sequence ATGTTTGATAATTTAAGTGATAAATTAGAGAAAGCCCTACATAACTTAAAGGGACACGGTAAGATTACCGAAATAAACGTAGCTGAAACACTGAAAGAAGTGCGTCGCGCTTTGCTTGATGCCGACGTGAATTATAAGATAGCCAAAGATTTTACCAATAACGTAAAAGAAAAAGCCTTAGGACAACAAGTGCTCACTACCCTACAACCAGGGCAGTTAATGGTGAAGATTGTAAAAGATGAGCTCACCCAGCTAATGGGAGGAGATGCTGCTGGAGTGAACCTATCGGGGAATCCTACTGTTATATTGATGTCGGGGTTACAAGGTTCTGGTAAGACTACTTTCTCAGGAAAATTGGCTAACTACCTCAAAAATAAAAGAAATAAAAAACCATTACTCGTAGCGTGCGACGTGTATCGTCCTGCTGCGATAGATCAATTACATATTGTAGGAGAACAGGTGGGGGTACCTGTTTTTTCGGATAAAGGGAACAATAACCCTGTGGATATTGCCAAAAAAGGGGTGCAATACGCCAAAGAAAACCACTTGAACGTGGTGATTGTGGATACCGCAGGTCGGTTGGCAGTAGACGAGCAAATGATGACCGAAATATCGAATATCCACAAAGCACTGAACCCACAAGAAACCCTTTTTGTAGTAGATGCGATGACGGGGCAAGATGCTGTAAACACGGCTAAAGCCTTCAACGATGTGCTCAACTTCGATGGGGTTATCCTTACCAAACTCGATGGAGACACCCGTGGTGGGGCGGCTATCACTATTAAATCGGTAGTGAATAAACCTATCAAATTCGTAGGTACCGGCGAGAAAATGGACGCTATTGATGTGTTCTATCCTGATCGTATGGCTGACCGTATTCTCGGTATGGGCGACGTGGTATCATTAGTAGAACGCGCTCAAGAGCAGTTTGACGAAGAGCAAGCGCGCAAATTGCAAAAGAAAATTGCAAAAAACCAATTTGGGTTTGACGACTTTCTTGAACAAATACAGCAAATTAAGCGTATGGGTAGTATGAAAGACCTCCTTGGTATGCTCCCCGGTGTAGGGAAAGCAGTGAAAGACCTCGATATCAAAGACGACGCTTTCAAGCATATCGAAGCAATTATCCATTCGATGACTCCAAAAGAGCGCAATACGCCTGCTATCATAGATTTAAACCGCAAAAAACGAATTGCCAAGGGTAGCGGTCGCGATATTCAAGAGGTAAACCAACTAATGAAACAGTTCGAGCAAATGAGCAAGATGATGAAAATGATGCAAGGTGGCGGTGGCAGAAAGATGATGCAGATGATGCAGGGAATGAAGTAA
- a CDS encoding L,D-transpeptidase family protein: protein MIHIDLKIKIAVLIAVFITLQSCRKTTPTTSHPNSSLNEAGKEVYTEALTIAVDTSVTSFENLTVLDATYKKGIQSETHSYYTENGGKTRWLFEDIPSRIFSQYIEALKCIEEDGLNPETYRRSALKKVVDSTYKYKLPNDYKVYLDKQITASFLLFAKHLTSGRFSKRAYGKHTWIKPKYKYRNIDMLLHLGDNDDLEAKLASLYPKGEQYRRMKYKYIQLKNQPLDTIRIIKFSDPKNFVYGYTDPEVESLRNALAKKGFGSVPKIDPQEVDSTLIWALKRFQRSNGLIPDGSLGIQTLNRLNMNKARQRDLLRLNMERMRVFNNDLGDDYIIVNIPDYKLFLYHKDSLIYQTKVVVGRAQSSTPIFTDSIRSIEFRPTWSVPQSIIRKEMIPQMLLQEDPERYKNRGYTMYENGKVIDPLEVDWTNPLVHKRAFYFVEAPSERNSLGLVKFLLNNNMSIYLHDTPSKYLFEREQRALSHGCVRVQNPSQLAYYLLKNEGDGKSWTEEKVKDFMNNNKRNQYRVKLNTKYMINILYYTISVDKKGEATIKNDIYDLDNEQLKDIKRFES from the coding sequence ATGATTCATATTGATTTAAAGATAAAAATTGCAGTTTTAATAGCTGTTTTTATCACCTTACAAAGCTGTAGAAAAACTACTCCCACTACTTCTCACCCCAATTCTTCATTAAATGAGGCTGGTAAAGAGGTTTATACTGAGGCTCTTACTATTGCAGTAGATACCTCTGTAACTTCATTTGAAAATCTTACAGTTCTTGATGCTACTTATAAAAAAGGAATACAGTCCGAAACCCATAGTTATTATACAGAAAATGGAGGAAAAACTCGTTGGCTCTTCGAAGATATCCCTTCTCGCATCTTTTCGCAATATATAGAAGCTTTAAAATGTATTGAAGAAGATGGTCTAAACCCCGAAACTTATAGGCGTTCTGCTTTGAAAAAAGTGGTAGATAGTACCTATAAATATAAACTCCCTAATGATTATAAGGTTTATTTAGATAAACAAATTACCGCCTCTTTTTTGCTTTTTGCCAAGCACCTTACTTCTGGTCGCTTTTCTAAAAGAGCCTATGGAAAACACACGTGGATAAAGCCAAAGTATAAGTATCGGAATATTGATATGCTCTTACATTTAGGAGATAATGATGATTTAGAAGCAAAATTAGCAAGTCTTTATCCCAAAGGAGAACAGTATAGACGAATGAAATATAAGTATATACAACTCAAAAATCAGCCTCTTGACACTATTCGTATCATTAAATTTTCAGACCCTAAAAACTTTGTTTACGGGTATACCGATCCTGAGGTTGAGAGCTTGCGCAATGCCTTAGCTAAAAAAGGCTTTGGGTCAGTTCCCAAAATCGACCCTCAGGAAGTAGATAGTACCCTTATATGGGCATTGAAAAGATTTCAGCGCAGTAATGGGCTTATTCCCGATGGTTCCTTAGGTATCCAAACACTCAATCGTCTGAATATGAATAAAGCACGCCAGCGCGATTTACTTAGGCTCAATATGGAGCGTATGCGTGTTTTCAATAATGATTTAGGTGATGATTATATAATAGTGAATATTCCTGATTATAAACTTTTTTTATATCATAAGGACTCATTAATATATCAAACCAAAGTAGTGGTAGGGCGAGCTCAAAGCTCAACTCCCATTTTCACCGATTCTATTCGTTCAATAGAATTTCGCCCTACGTGGTCTGTGCCTCAGAGTATTATCAGAAAGGAAATGATTCCTCAAATGCTATTGCAAGAAGACCCCGAAAGATACAAAAATAGAGGTTATACTATGTATGAAAATGGCAAGGTGATAGACCCCTTAGAGGTAGATTGGACGAATCCATTAGTACATAAACGTGCTTTTTATTTTGTAGAAGCTCCCTCCGAGCGCAACTCATTGGGCTTAGTGAAGTTCCTGCTCAATAATAATATGAGTATATATTTGCACGATACACCATCGAAGTATTTGTTCGAACGTGAGCAACGTGCACTTAGTCACGGCTGTGTACGCGTGCAAAATCCTTCGCAATTAGCCTATTATCTACTGAAGAATGAAGGTGATGGAAAGTCTTGGACAGAAGAGAAGGTCAAAGACTTTATGAACAATAATAAGCGCAATCAGTATCGTGTAAAACTCAATACAAAATATATGATTAATATTCTGTACTACACCATATCGGTAGATAAGAAAGGTGAAGCAACTATAAAGAATGATATCTACGATCTTGATAACGAACAGTTGAAAGACATAAAGCGGTTTGAAAGTTAA
- the dapA gene encoding 4-hydroxy-tetrahydrodipicolinate synthase: MTKQLRGTGVALITPFTAEKRVDTKALTRIVEYVTDGGVDFIVVLGTTSEAPTLSKEEKALVRETIIKANKKHLPLVLGIGGNNTQSVIEEIKSTDLTPFDAILSVTPYYNKPSQNGLYAHFAAIAKESPLPIILYNVPGRTGVCMTAETILRLANDFKNIIAVKEASGNLVLDMNILKDMPKHFTFLSGDDTTTLPSVYMGGSGAISVIGIAFPKEFSEMVRLGLNGNTSKANTLQYELLPMMALAFKEGNPTGIKAILAAQGLCEPYVRLPLVEASDSLKEEIRKALK; the protein is encoded by the coding sequence ATGACAAAACAACTAAGAGGAACTGGTGTGGCTCTTATCACACCCTTCACAGCTGAGAAGCGGGTGGATACTAAGGCTCTTACCCGTATAGTAGAATATGTAACTGATGGTGGAGTAGATTTCATTGTAGTTTTGGGAACTACCAGCGAAGCTCCTACTCTCAGTAAGGAAGAAAAGGCTCTTGTGCGAGAGACTATTATCAAGGCTAATAAAAAGCATTTACCCTTAGTATTAGGTATTGGGGGCAATAATACCCAAAGTGTTATTGAGGAAATCAAGAGTACGGATTTAACCCCTTTTGATGCGATTCTATCTGTAACACCTTATTACAATAAACCTTCGCAAAATGGTTTATATGCACACTTTGCAGCAATAGCCAAAGAGAGTCCTTTACCTATTATTTTATATAATGTACCTGGGCGCACAGGGGTATGTATGACCGCTGAAACTATATTACGATTGGCTAATGACTTTAAGAATATTATAGCTGTAAAAGAAGCTTCTGGCAATTTAGTGTTAGATATGAATATCTTAAAAGATATGCCTAAACATTTCACTTTCTTATCAGGAGATGATACTACGACCCTTCCTTCAGTATATATGGGTGGTAGTGGAGCAATTTCGGTGATTGGGATTGCTTTCCCTAAAGAATTTTCTGAGATGGTACGGTTAGGGTTAAACGGTAATACTTCTAAAGCTAATACATTGCAATACGAATTGTTACCTATGATGGCTTTAGCTTTTAAAGAAGGGAACCCCACAGGAATTAAAGCTATTTTAGCTGCTCAAGGCTTATGTGAGCCCTATGTGCGTTTGCCTTTGGTAGAGGCTTCGGATAGTTTAAAAGAAGAAATAAGAAAAGCTTTAAAATAA
- a CDS encoding DUF6913 domain-containing protein, protein MDIVKNYNIKNKIRKNFKALESYNKRLDNNLAKVGCIVDMDVVKNVDPLLELIKYYSIRPENYIVLGYKRESEETHANGTPFLIDKEINWQGKIRNYHADRLAEQEYDLLINYFSEPKLPLLLLSSSIKAKLRAGFEGIGLQYNDIVIACSPADEKVFANELKKILETIIRK, encoded by the coding sequence TTGGACATCGTAAAAAATTATAACATAAAAAATAAAATTCGGAAGAATTTTAAAGCCTTAGAAAGTTATAACAAAAGGTTAGACAACAACTTAGCAAAAGTTGGTTGCATTGTGGATATGGATGTAGTGAAGAATGTAGACCCCTTATTGGAGCTTATAAAATACTATTCCATTCGCCCTGAGAACTATATTGTCTTAGGATATAAGCGTGAATCAGAAGAAACTCACGCTAATGGAACTCCTTTTCTGATTGATAAGGAAATTAATTGGCAAGGAAAGATTAGGAATTACCACGCCGATAGATTAGCTGAACAAGAATATGACTTGCTCATTAATTATTTTAGTGAGCCTAAGTTGCCATTGTTGCTATTATCTTCGTCTATCAAAGCTAAATTAAGAGCTGGTTTTGAAGGAATAGGACTACAGTACAACGATATTGTGATAGCTTGTTCTCCTGCTGATGAAAAGGTTTTTGCTAATGAATTAAAAAAAATATTAGAAACCATTATTCGTAAATAA
- a CDS encoding 5'-nucleotidase C-terminal domain-containing protein, whose amino-acid sequence MKKFDVMKHYFFVLLVTIGFLASCSSSKTQLTRVKAINIPITDTISQKAEIENFITPYREHISTEMSTVLAQNPADLVKDRKEKALNTAIGNFMADATFEIVNPLYKKRTGKDIDFVMLNWGGIRSDLPKGDVTVGSVYDIMPFENKVVVLTMSGEKVQELLNYLIKERKPHPLSKQIDLQITKDGKVVHFNINGKPFDSKATYIVATSDYLMNGGDAMYFFENSLKVDETDYKLRNVLIDYFKKIDVLDAKKDNRFEYKL is encoded by the coding sequence ATGAAAAAGTTTGATGTAATGAAGCATTATTTTTTTGTATTGCTTGTAACAATAGGATTTTTAGCCTCTTGCTCTTCGTCTAAAACGCAGCTTACAAGAGTAAAAGCTATAAACATTCCTATTACCGATACTATTTCACAAAAAGCTGAAATAGAAAACTTTATCACACCATATCGCGAACATATATCCACTGAGATGTCTACCGTCTTAGCTCAAAACCCAGCCGATTTGGTGAAAGATAGAAAAGAAAAAGCATTAAATACCGCTATTGGTAATTTTATGGCTGATGCTACCTTCGAAATTGTAAATCCTCTTTACAAAAAACGTACAGGTAAGGATATCGACTTTGTAATGCTCAACTGGGGAGGTATTCGTTCCGATTTGCCCAAAGGTGACGTTACAGTAGGTTCAGTTTATGATATAATGCCTTTTGAGAATAAAGTAGTAGTACTTACAATGTCAGGAGAGAAAGTACAAGAGCTTCTTAACTATCTGATTAAAGAGCGAAAACCTCACCCTCTGTCAAAGCAAATAGATTTGCAAATCACCAAAGATGGTAAGGTGGTTCACTTCAATATCAATGGGAAACCTTTCGATTCTAAAGCTACTTATATAGTTGCTACTTCCGATTATTTAATGAATGGGGGAGATGCGATGTACTTCTTCGAAAATTCTTTAAAAGTAGATGAAACAGATTATAAACTTCGCAATGTACTGATTGACTATTTCAAAAAAATAGACGTATTAGACGCTAAAAAAGATAACCGATTTGAATATAAACTATAA
- a CDS encoding bifunctional metallophosphatase/5'-nucleotidase produces the protein MKRRTFIKNIGASSLLMGVGGLSLSMKPSNAKQITILHTNDVHSHIDPFPITDPHNPNKGGIARRAYLIDQVRKENPHTLLFDAGDIFQGTPYFNFYGGELEFKLMSMLKYDAATLGNHDFDNGVEGLFAQLPHAKFDFIISNYDVSKTLLNGYTNPYKIYMVDGIKIGVFGLGVELEGLVNKKQYGETVYLNPIEIAQDMERKLYNEEHCDLILCLSHLGYDYKNSPKVSDLKVAAQTSYIDLIIGGHTHTFLPHPTLVTNKRGKTTLVNQVGCYGINLGRVDFFFEEGSFVKNKAVTIEV, from the coding sequence ATGAAAAGACGTACTTTTATTAAAAACATAGGAGCTTCATCTTTGCTAATGGGGGTAGGAGGTCTATCACTATCAATGAAGCCAAGCAATGCAAAACAAATTACTATTTTGCATACGAACGACGTACACAGTCACATCGACCCTTTTCCTATTACTGACCCTCATAACCCTAATAAAGGAGGAATAGCACGTAGGGCATATCTCATCGACCAAGTACGTAAAGAAAATCCTCATACCTTGCTTTTCGATGCAGGAGATATTTTTCAAGGCACTCCTTATTTTAATTTCTATGGAGGTGAGTTAGAGTTTAAGCTAATGTCAATGCTTAAATACGACGCTGCTACCTTAGGGAATCACGATTTTGACAATGGGGTAGAGGGGCTTTTTGCACAGCTTCCTCACGCCAAGTTTGATTTTATTATTTCTAATTACGATGTAAGTAAAACGCTCCTCAATGGGTACACAAACCCCTATAAAATTTATATGGTAGATGGTATTAAAATAGGAGTTTTTGGTCTGGGCGTTGAATTGGAAGGTTTGGTAAATAAAAAACAATACGGCGAAACAGTTTATCTGAACCCTATAGAGATAGCACAAGATATGGAACGCAAACTCTATAATGAAGAACATTGTGACTTAATTCTCTGTCTGTCTCACTTAGGATATGATTACAAAAATAGCCCTAAGGTCTCCGATTTAAAAGTAGCTGCTCAAACCTCTTATATCGATTTAATTATAGGAGGTCATACACATACTTTTTTACCTCATCCTACTTTGGTTACAAATAAAAGAGGAAAAACTACTTTGGTAAATCAAGTAGGTTGTTATGGTATTAATTTGGGAAGAGTAGACTTCTTTTTTGAGGAAGGTAGCTTTGTAAAAAACAAAGCAGTGACTATTGAAGTTTAG
- a CDS encoding YfhO family protein, which yields MKKIVPHVVVIALFAVIALAFFYPVLQGKGIFQSDIVQYTGMAKERNDYRQTENKETYWTNSAFGGMPTYQLGAQYPNDFVKQLDRTLRFLPRPADYLFLYFIGFYVLLLVLKVDYKNAFLGAIAFGLSTYLIIILGAGHNAKAHAIAYFAPLLAGILLVFQRKYLWGGLLTAVALALEICANHFQMTYYLLLLVLLLGVGFLYKAIKEKQLKDFAKAMTVLLGALVVSVLANATLLLTTREYADWSTRSKSTLTITPDGTPKEQNSGLAKEYITEYSYGISESLNLIVPRLFGGSNHENLGENSKTYQYLVQLGVPPMQALQETQRLPTYWGDQPIVAAPAYIGAVVFFLFVLALFVVKGRIKWWLLTGSVMALVLSWGKNFGLLTDFMIDYFPLYNKFRAVSSIQVILELCVPILAIVGLQQFLKTPEEERKKYLLYSLYICLGVMLLLFLGKGFFDFQSANDVYYGNREIVQMIVEDRKSIYTADLLRSTVLILLTALALVLYQYNKIPLRGMQIALLALLFFDLGGVAKRYVNKDNFVDKYLIENPFEATPADMAILQDKSYYRVYEPQVGINGARTSFFHHSIGGYHAAKPKRLQELFDYQIAKGNMEVLNMLNVKYILLRNQEGEIQPMHNEDALGNAWFVKQLSLKNSDDEVMKALKEFHPSEEALATLKDLKTNLPSQYTVDSTATIALKHMRPDELTYESNNSHEGFAVFSEMFYPHGWKATIDGKETPIYRVDYTLRGMSVPAGKHEIRFAFDPEVVKTGSRLSLVGCILLLLWLAGGIFVQFKK from the coding sequence ATGAAAAAAATAGTCCCTCACGTTGTAGTAATAGCGCTATTTGCTGTAATAGCGCTTGCTTTCTTTTATCCTGTATTACAGGGAAAAGGTATCTTCCAAAGCGATATTGTTCAGTATACCGGTATGGCGAAGGAGCGCAATGATTACCGTCAAACAGAAAACAAAGAGACATATTGGACAAACAGCGCTTTTGGGGGTATGCCTACCTATCAGTTAGGGGCACAATATCCTAATGATTTTGTAAAGCAGCTAGACAGAACGTTGCGCTTTTTACCTCGTCCTGCCGATTATCTCTTCTTGTACTTTATAGGCTTTTACGTCCTACTTTTGGTGTTAAAAGTGGATTACAAGAATGCTTTCTTGGGGGCTATTGCCTTTGGTCTTTCTACTTACTTGATTATTATTTTAGGGGCAGGGCATAATGCCAAAGCACACGCCATTGCTTATTTTGCTCCTTTATTAGCGGGTATCTTATTGGTATTTCAGCGGAAATACCTTTGGGGAGGATTACTCACAGCAGTAGCACTGGCGTTAGAAATCTGCGCTAATCACTTCCAGATGACGTATTACCTGCTTTTATTGGTATTGCTCTTAGGTGTAGGCTTCCTTTATAAAGCTATCAAAGAGAAACAACTCAAAGATTTTGCAAAAGCGATGACGGTACTACTTGGGGCTTTAGTGGTGAGTGTACTGGCAAATGCTACTTTACTGCTCACGACTCGCGAATACGCCGATTGGAGCACCCGTAGTAAATCGACACTTACTATTACTCCTGATGGAACTCCGAAAGAGCAGAACAGCGGTCTAGCAAAAGAATATATCACCGAATATAGTTATGGCATCAGTGAATCACTAAACCTTATCGTGCCTCGCCTTTTTGGAGGTTCTAACCACGAAAACTTAGGAGAAAACTCTAAGACGTATCAGTATTTGGTACAATTGGGGGTACCCCCTATGCAGGCATTACAAGAAACACAACGTTTACCCACTTACTGGGGCGACCAGCCTATCGTGGCTGCCCCTGCCTATATAGGAGCTGTGGTGTTCTTCCTATTTGTCTTAGCACTTTTTGTAGTAAAAGGAAGAATTAAATGGTGGCTTTTAACGGGCTCAGTAATGGCACTCGTACTTTCGTGGGGCAAGAACTTCGGACTGCTTACTGATTTTATGATAGACTACTTTCCGTTATACAATAAATTTAGAGCGGTATCATCTATACAAGTAATTTTAGAACTCTGCGTGCCTATATTGGCGATAGTAGGGTTACAACAGTTCTTAAAAACACCTGAAGAGGAGCGCAAAAAATACTTACTTTACAGTCTTTATATTTGTTTGGGGGTAATGTTATTGCTTTTCTTAGGAAAAGGATTCTTTGATTTCCAAAGTGCAAACGATGTGTATTACGGCAACAGAGAGATTGTGCAAATGATAGTGGAAGACCGCAAAAGTATTTACACTGCTGATTTGCTGAGAAGCACTGTACTTATACTGCTCACGGCTTTGGCTTTGGTACTTTATCAGTACAACAAAATTCCTCTTAGGGGAATGCAAATAGCACTCTTAGCATTGCTTTTCTTTGATTTGGGAGGAGTAGCCAAACGCTATGTAAACAAAGACAATTTTGTAGATAAATACCTAATAGAAAATCCTTTTGAGGCAACTCCTGCTGATATGGCGATTCTTCAAGACAAGAGCTATTATCGCGTATACGAACCTCAAGTGGGTATCAATGGCGCACGTACTTCGTTTTTTCACCATTCGATTGGAGGCTATCACGCAGCGAAACCCAAGCGCTTGCAAGAGCTCTTCGATTACCAAATAGCCAAAGGAAATATGGAAGTGCTCAATATGCTGAACGTAAAATATATACTTTTGCGCAACCAAGAAGGAGAAATACAACCAATGCACAACGAAGATGCCTTAGGTAATGCGTGGTTTGTAAAGCAACTTAGCTTAAAAAACAGTGATGATGAGGTAATGAAAGCTTTAAAAGAGTTTCACCCTTCCGAAGAGGCTTTAGCAACGCTCAAAGATTTGAAAACAAACCTTCCATCACAATACACTGTGGATAGCACGGCTACGATTGCACTAAAACATATGCGCCCTGATGAATTAACTTACGAAAGTAACAATTCTCACGAAGGCTTTGCGGTTTTCTCGGAGATGTTCTACCCTCACGGCTGGAAAGCGACTATTGATGGCAAAGAGACGCCTATCTACCGTGTAGATTACACTTTACGAGGAATGTCTGTACCCGCAGGAAAACACGAGATACGCTTTGCTTTTGACCCCGAAGTAGTAAAAACAGGTAGTAGATTAAGTCTTGTAGGGTGTATTTTATTGCTTTTATGGCTTGCAGGAGGTATTTTTGTACAATTTAAAAAATGA